aatttcaaatctaACGTGTATAGGTGTATTGTGAGTAGCATGAAAAATAAACAGAGAATCGAACTTCATCCAACTTAATTGAATAAGATTTGATTGACCTATAGGCATGTCTGACATTGAATTACCACTGAGCTGCAGTGATAGCAAGCAAAGGATTCTGTACTAGTGTCTGATCTGACACCAAACATCATGCAATCAcctaagataaaataaaattttgcttCTGTCATTCATCATTTGAAGATAGGAGGAAAGAGATAACAGAGCAATACTTGTCACCTACGCTACAGTTACATCTATAACTACAACTAGGGTTCAGCACTATACAATCAGTAATGTTCCTATCCTCATTCTCACTATATATAAACAAAGGTACAAGTTACTATATGATATTTGTTTTTGGGGGATCAACTCTGTTCTTTATAAGGAGTCCAGATCAATTTGCTAACATCAACATCCAGGCCCCCCCTTCCAGCAGCTTTAAGATGACGATCCAACACTTTGGGATCAGCACAGATCACATGTTGACCTTTCCTGTATTGAATCAATTCTAGACTCTGCAGGGTTGTTAATATATCTTCAGCTTTAATGGCAGTCATATCACTCAGTTCCTGTTCAAAACCAAATCATacattcattcaataaaaaccACTCTCATTGCCTTCCAAACATTCACAACAAGGTACCTTGATAGAAATGTTCCCCTTGTGCTTCTTCAGAATGTCCAAGAGAACCCTGGTCCAATATCCTCTGTAGCTTAGCAGTCCAAGATCTGATAGGGGTCTTTCAGGTGTCCCAACTTTGCCCTCCTTCTTCGACAGCTCATATGCTTTTCAATCATTCAAATTTCAACCAATTTCAGTCACACTTTATCACGTACACTCTACGCACTGGTAAATAAGAGACccttttttatagaaaaagagAGCTTACAAAAAGCAATTAGAAATTTGCCATAGCCTTTCCTTTGGTAAGGTGGAAGGGTGAGGATACATGCCAAATTGTAAGATTCCTCGGAATGTTTTTCCTTCacaataaaaaagtaaacaaaatcaACAAGATTAACCATAAcgtgaagaaaataataaacaaatatgtaTAATTAGAACCAAGTTCTTTTCTCATATAGCAGCAATGAAAACCTTTATCAGTTTCAAAGAGACTACTGCTGTATTGAAGGAACTTTAAacgaacataaaaaaaaaaaaaattaaaaggtaacATAAAAAAGATTGAACACGAAACATCAAGAAAATGACAAGGATGAATCACTGCACCGCaagcaaatttgaaaaacatatgtacatgtataaatataaacacTAGTCCGACCAATGAACCAATGCCCTAACTGAGATAATCAATGGTCCAAGTTTTAAAACACTGACTAAAAAAGCAAACATTACTCTATTTGCAAGAATAAAAACGAATTTAACCCATAGAACTGCCTGAAAATTGATTGGTCCCACAACTTTAAAGGGTGTTTAGGTATACGCTTTAGAAAAGAGACAATTTAAGTGGGCATCTtagaagtaaaatataaaattctgaAACGTCTTATTGAAAGCAAAACATTGACAgcattgtaatattttttacctTGGAGAAATAGCCAACCATGTGACAACCTCGATCATCACATTCACACAAAACATAGAACAGAAACAGATCTACATCATAATAGAGGGTCTTGTGATCAAGAAATAACTTCGCCAAATAACAAAGATTCTGCCCATAAACCTTATTCTTCTTTCCATCAACCTGTTTCcagaaataataatgaataaaaataataataaaaaattcaaacttccACAATAATCAAGggctaataataaaaattgtgcCGACAACTATTGCAACTTGTAACTGCCAGCACAACAAAACAACTGCCATTTTCTAAATcgaaataatttcaaatatttgagAATTTTTAACGAGCACTACATATCATTTAactatttcaaaacaaaatcacctgatttcttttaaaaaaattattggagAGCTGGTGCTCGTCAAGTTAGGGAGCCGCAGAAACTTGGGCAACCATCAATGTCTTTAAAAAACGAACTCTACCAAAATCAAAGGAGGataaagaatttttataaacaaattgtgAATATTCATTGTACAAAGCTTTAAAGATAAGtggcaaaaagaagaaaaaaaaactcattttgaactaaaattgaAGATAATGGAATGGGTACTGATAAGAAAGAAGGAGGAATTTGTGATATTGAGGACAGTGTCAAAAATGTACCTCAAACATTGACAGTGTACCACTTCTGTAAATCTCATCACCAGGGGGATGCTTCAGATCGCATTTCTTCTGCATGAACAGGAAGCCAACGTTAGCACTGAAAATGGTGCTTAAGTGATCTGGCATTGGGTATACAAAACTGGCCTCTTTCTTCAAGTTTGTGGGGGCCGAAGGGAGACCAAATAGTAGCAGATGATTTTTATagactattttcttttatcaattttcaagcggtaaagaaactaaaaacattcatttcaataaaaaaaggttcaatttcaaataagtggaaagaagaaataaattttaaagacgACTAAATGATTAAAAGTGAAATCCTGAGTATGAGTAAATTTCAAATGGCAAACAATAAACCACATATTGTTTGGAATCCCATAGAAACCTACAACACACAGAACTTCAATGAAGAATAAGCATATTATGATCACTAAAAACTACGCCGTTTTTGTATAATTACTGCAATAAGAAGGACCATCGTAGTAAAGTCGGTAATAGGAATTTCTTTGAAGAACAAGCTTTCCCCATAGTTTCAGTGCCTTAGATTGTTTATAGAAAGCTAACAGCTAGTATTTATTCTTCtctcaaaaaaacaaaaagatggaaaacacaaa
This DNA window, taken from Vigna radiata var. radiata cultivar VC1973A chromosome 5, Vradiata_ver6, whole genome shotgun sequence, encodes the following:
- the LOC106760715 gene encoding histone acetyltransferase of the MYST family 1, giving the protein MGSIDIPTANGNGKSPPFDGAETALESNTSKRRRSSVLPLEVGTRVMCRWRDGKYHPVKVIERRKVHNADYEYYVHYTEFNRRLDEWVKLEQLDLDSVEAVVDEKVEDKGATGLKMTRHQKRKIDETHVEGHEELDAASLREHEEFTKVKNIATIELGRYEIETWYFSPFPPEYNDCLKLFFCEFCLNFMKRKEQLQRHMKKCDLKHPPGDEIYRSGTLSMFEVDGKKNKVYGQNLCYLAKLFLDHKTLYYDVDLFLFYVLCECDDRGCHMVGYFSKEKHSEESYNLACILTLPPYQRKGYGKFLIAFSYELSKKEGKVGTPERPLSDLGLLSYRGYWTRVLLDILKKHKGNISIKELSDMTAIKAEDILTTLQSLELIQYRKGQHVICADPKVLDRHLKAAGRGGLDVDVSKLIWTPYKEQS